One window of Eublepharis macularius isolate TG4126 chromosome 17, MPM_Emac_v1.0, whole genome shotgun sequence genomic DNA carries:
- the POLDIP2 gene encoding polymerase delta-interacting protein 2, which produces MTACAVAVAVRGRCLAAAVLSRARAAAASSLPWGGLRAAVVVVGPWAGPVPRRHLSSRNRPEGKVLETVGVFEVPKQHGKYDTGQLFLHSIFGYRGIVLFPWQARLYDRDVTSSVPEKGENSAGHGSKEVKGKTHTYYQVLIDARDCPHISQRSQTEAVTFLANHDDSRALYAIPGLDYVSHEDILPYTSTDQVPIQHELFERFLQYDQTKVPPFVARDTLCAWQEKNHPWLELSDVHRETTENIRVTVIPFYMGMREAQNSHVYWWRYCIRLENLDNEVVQLRERHWRIFSLSGTLETVRGRGVVGREPVLSKEQPAFQYSSHVSLQASSGHMWGTFRFERPDGSHFDVRIPPFSLESNKDEKTPPSGLHW; this is translated from the exons ATGACGGCTTGCGCGGTGGCAGTTGCCGTTCGAGGCCGCTGCTTGGCAGCGGCAGTGCTGAGCCGGGCTAGGGCCGCCGCGGCCTCCTCACTGCCCTGGGGGGGCCTCCGtgcggcagtggtggtggtggggccgTGGGCAGGGCCTGTCCCCAGGCGCCACCTCTCTTCGCG gaaccgTCCTGAGGGCAAAGTACTGGAAACAGTGGGTGTATTTGAAGTGCCAAAACAGCATGGCAAATACGATACAGGGCAG tTATTCCTCCATAGCATATTTGGATACCGGGGAATAGTTTTGTTTCCTTGGCAAGCTAGGTTGTATGATCGAGACGTTACTTCTTCAGTGCCTGAAAA gggtGAGAATTCAGCTGGCCATGGATCCAAAGAAGTGAAGGGGAAGACGCACACTTACTATCAGGTGCTCATAGATGCTCGCGACTGCCCCCATATA TCACAGAGATCTCAGACAGAAGCTGTGACGTTCTTGGCAAACCACGATGACAGCAGAGCTCTCTATGCAATACCAG GACTTGACTATGTAAGCCATGAAGACATCCTTCCATACACATCCACCGATCAAGTGCCCATTCAGCATGAACTGTTTGAACGGTTCCTCCAATACGATCAGACAAAAG TTCCACCGTTTGTGGCGAGGGATACACTGTGTGCTTGGCAGGAGAAAAACCATCCCTGGCTGGAACTCTCTGATGTGCACCGGGAAACCACTGAAAACATCCGTGTCACGGTCATCCCTTTCTATATGGGCATGCGA GAAGCCCAGAATTCCCACGTCTACTGG TGGCGCTATTGTATCCGCCTGGAGAACCTGGACAACGAAGTGGTGCAGCTCCGTGAAAGACACTGGCGGATATTCAGCTTATCTGGCACACTGGAGACTGTTCGTGGCCGGGGAGTAGTGGGGCGA gagccagtcctgtccaaaGAACAGCCAGCCTTCCAGTATAGCAGCCATGTCTCTTTGCAAGCATCCAGTGGCCACATGTG GGGCACTTTCCGCTTTGAACGACCCGATGGCTCTCACTTTGATGTCCgaatcccacctttctctctggaaagcaacaaggatGAGAAGACGCCCCCTTCTGGTCTCCACTGGTAG